The proteins below are encoded in one region of Paralysiella testudinis:
- a CDS encoding BRO-N domain-containing protein codes for MASQNLLSVGATSGDTPHQTFNFDHLPVRTVNRDGEIWFVAADVCAALELANPRQVVSRLDDDEKGVLTVDTLGGPQEVVIVSESGLYSLILTSRKEEAKRFKRWVTHDVLPAIRTTGKYEAKPGRGRRAVTQQARQVPLLPAPRNIRRRDDLSFTRRKPNGNLINWTPPTNEYGFYDWYEAYGIGEAWLEEVVELSKHNHEEAYYALKEAARLMSHYIRDVGSQGAGHVEGFFARMARYTLAGMISHPKGVSFPFVFESAKTATDSLAVYLQQAAPLDQEELKWQAWMLSEPCRQRCYEQSLHELLCGR; via the coding sequence ATGGCTAGTCAAAATCTTCTCTCTGTGGGTGCCACTTCCGGCGACACCCCTCACCAGACCTTCAACTTCGACCACCTGCCAGTGCGCACCGTCAACCGCGATGGTGAAATCTGGTTTGTTGCGGCAGATGTATGTGCCGCTCTTGAACTCGCCAACCCTCGCCAAGTTGTCAGTCGTCTCGATGATGACGAAAAGGGTGTCCTTACTGTGGACACCCTTGGCGGCCCCCAAGAGGTGGTGATCGTCAGCGAGTCCGGCCTATACAGCCTGATTCTGACCAGCCGCAAGGAAGAGGCCAAACGCTTCAAGCGGTGGGTCACGCATGACGTGCTGCCCGCCATCCGCACCACCGGCAAGTACGAGGCTAAGCCGGGCCGTGGCCGCCGTGCTGTGACGCAGCAGGCGCGGCAGGTGCCTTTGCTGCCGGCGCCGCGCAACATCCGCCGCCGCGATGATTTGTCGTTTACCCGGCGCAAGCCAAATGGCAATCTGATCAATTGGACGCCGCCCACCAATGAATATGGTTTCTACGATTGGTATGAGGCCTACGGTATTGGCGAGGCTTGGCTGGAAGAAGTCGTGGAATTGAGCAAACACAACCATGAAGAAGCCTATTATGCGTTGAAAGAAGCAGCCCGCTTAATGTCCCACTATATCCGTGATGTAGGCAGTCAGGGTGCAGGCCATGTGGAAGGTTTTTTTGCCAGAATGGCGCGCTATACCTTAGCGGGGATGATTAGCCACCCTAAGGGTGTTTCCTTCCCGTTTGTATTTGAATCCGCAAAAACCGCCACAGACAGTTTGGCTGTATACCTGCAACAGGCCGCACCGTTAGATCAGGAAGAGCTCAAATGGCAGGCATGGATGTTATCCGAACCGTGCAGGCAGCGTTGTTATGAGCAATCTTTGCATGAATTATTGTGCGGCCGCTGA
- a CDS encoding lipoprotein: MNKLLVLLGAALVLAACATKAPNPYGTPFPINPTTSAGAGK; the protein is encoded by the coding sequence ATGAATAAACTACTTGTGCTGCTGGGTGCGGCACTGGTGCTGGCTGCTTGCGCCACCAAGGCACCCAATCCCTACGGCACTCCGTTTCCAATTAACCCGACAACCTCAGCAGGAGCCGGCAAATGA